One region of Pseudomonas sp. B21-040 genomic DNA includes:
- a CDS encoding D-alanine--D-alanine ligase, producing MTAAYANLVSTVAPKDFGRVAVLFGGKSAEREVSLKSGNAVLAALQSAGVDAFGLDVGDDLLQRLLNEKIDRAFVILHGRGGEDGSMQGLLECLGIPYTGSGILASALAMDKLRTKQVWHSLGIPTPRHAVLSSEADCISAATELGFPLIVKPAHEGSSIGMAKVSSASELIDAWKAASTYDSQVLVEQWIHGPEFTIATLRDQVLPPIALGTTHSFYDYDAKYIANDTQYRIPCGLDSAKEKELMDLTAKACEALGIAGWGRADVMQDADGQFWFLEVNTAPGMTDHSLVPMAARAAGLDFQQLVLAILAASFEVRG from the coding sequence ATGACTGCTGCTTACGCCAACCTCGTCTCCACCGTCGCGCCGAAAGATTTCGGCCGTGTCGCCGTGCTGTTCGGTGGCAAGAGTGCCGAGCGGGAAGTCTCGCTGAAGTCAGGTAACGCGGTACTCGCCGCACTGCAAAGTGCCGGTGTGGATGCGTTTGGCCTCGACGTCGGCGATGACCTGCTGCAGCGTTTGCTCAACGAAAAGATCGACCGCGCCTTCGTCATCCTCCACGGTCGTGGCGGTGAAGACGGCAGCATGCAGGGCCTGCTCGAATGCCTGGGCATTCCCTACACCGGTAGCGGCATTCTTGCTTCGGCGCTGGCCATGGACAAACTGCGCACCAAGCAGGTTTGGCACAGCCTGGGTATTCCAACACCGCGTCATGCCGTCCTGAGCAGCGAAGCCGATTGTATTTCGGCAGCGACGGAACTGGGCTTCCCTTTGATCGTCAAACCGGCCCATGAAGGTTCAAGTATCGGTATGGCCAAAGTGAGTTCCGCGTCCGAATTGATCGACGCCTGGAAAGCGGCCAGTACCTACGATTCGCAAGTGTTGGTCGAGCAATGGATCCACGGTCCGGAGTTCACCATCGCCACCCTGCGTGACCAGGTGTTGCCTCCGATTGCCCTGGGCACGACGCACAGCTTCTACGACTACGACGCCAAGTACATCGCCAACGATACCCAGTACCGCATTCCGTGCGGGCTGGACAGCGCCAAGGAAAAAGAACTCATGGACCTCACGGCGAAAGCCTGCGAGGCGCTGGGTATCGCCGGTTGGGGCAGGGCAGACGTGATGCAGGATGCCGACGGGCAGTTCTGGTTCCTGGAAGTGAACACGGCGCCGGGCATGACCGATCACAGTCTGGTGCCGATGGCGGCCCGTGCCGCCGGTCTGGATTTCCAGCAACTGGTTCTGGCCATCCTGGCAGCCAGTTTCGAGGTAAGAGGTTAA
- a CDS encoding cell division protein FtsQ/DivIB — translation MQGAQLRHQPPPAPGRKPVPRGASRMVAKEPMSMRLPKANFGFLKALFWPVLLVALGFGTYEGAQRLLPYADRPITKINVQGDLSYISQQAVQQRIAPYVASSFFTIDLESMRTELETMPWIAHAEVRRVWPDQVVIRLEEQLPVARWGDESLLNNQGQAFTPRELANYEHLPQLFGPQRAQQQVMQQYQVLSQLLRPLGFSIARLELRERGSWFLTTGAGSAGPGIELLLGRGNLVEKMRRFIAIYDKTLKEQITNIARIDLRYANGLAVGWREPVAPTTAQPAVAKN, via the coding sequence ATGCAAGGCGCGCAGCTAAGACATCAGCCCCCTCCAGCACCCGGCCGCAAGCCGGTGCCTCGGGGTGCCAGCCGAATGGTGGCCAAAGAGCCGATGTCTATGCGCCTGCCGAAAGCCAATTTTGGTTTTCTCAAGGCCTTGTTCTGGCCGGTGCTGTTGGTTGCACTGGGGTTTGGCACTTACGAAGGCGCGCAGCGTTTGCTGCCGTACGCCGACCGGCCGATCACCAAGATCAACGTGCAAGGTGATTTGAGCTACATCAGCCAGCAAGCCGTGCAGCAGCGGATCGCCCCGTACGTGGCGTCGAGCTTCTTCACGATCGACCTGGAGAGCATGCGTACCGAGCTTGAAACCATGCCATGGATTGCCCACGCCGAAGTGCGCAGGGTGTGGCCGGATCAAGTGGTGATCCGCCTCGAAGAACAACTGCCGGTGGCCCGCTGGGGTGATGAATCGCTGTTGAACAACCAGGGACAGGCGTTCACGCCGCGCGAGCTGGCGAACTACGAACATTTGCCACAGCTGTTCGGCCCACAACGGGCTCAACAGCAGGTCATGCAGCAATACCAGGTGTTGAGCCAGTTGCTCAGGCCGCTGGGCTTCTCGATTGCACGCCTGGAATTGCGTGAACGAGGCAGCTGGTTCCTGACCACCGGCGCCGGCAGTGCCGGTCCCGGGATCGAACTGCTGCTGGGGCGCGGCAACCTGGTGGAAAAGATGCGCCGTTTTATCGCCATCTACGACAAGACGCTTAAAGAACAGATTACGAACATTGCGCGCATCGATCTGCGCTACGCCAACGGCCTCGCTGTTGGCTGGCGGGAACCTGTAGCGCCCACGACAGCCCAACCCGCTGTCGCGAAGAATTAA
- the ftsA gene encoding cell division protein FtsA, translating into MANVQSGKMIVGLDIGTSKVVALVGEVADDGSLVIVGIGTHPSRGLKKGVVVNIESTVQSIQRAIEEAQLMAGCRIHSAFVGVAGNHIRSLNSHGIVAIRDREVSSADLERVLDAAQAVAIPADQRVLHTLPQDYVIDNQEGVREPLGMSGVRLEAKVHVVTCAVNAAQNIEKCVRRCGLEIDDIILEQLASAYSVLTDDEKELGVCLVDIGGGTTDIAIFTEGAIRHTAVIPIAGDQVTNDIAMALRTPTQYAEEIKIRYACALAKLAGAGETIKVPSVGDRPPRELSRQALAEVVEPRYDELFTLIQAELRRSGYEDLIPAGIVLTGGTSKMEGATELAEEIFHMPVRLGVPHGVKGLDDVVRNPIYSTGVGLLMYGLQKQSDGISFSGISSRDNYSNDEPKAALLDRIKSWVQGNF; encoded by the coding sequence ATGGCAAACGTGCAAAGCGGCAAAATGATCGTCGGTCTCGATATCGGCACCTCCAAGGTGGTGGCGCTGGTGGGCGAGGTTGCGGACGACGGCTCGCTCGTAATCGTCGGGATCGGTACGCATCCGTCCCGTGGCCTGAAGAAAGGCGTGGTGGTGAACATCGAGTCCACCGTGCAGTCGATCCAGCGGGCTATCGAAGAAGCGCAGCTGATGGCCGGTTGCCGCATTCACTCGGCATTTGTCGGCGTGGCCGGCAATCATATCCGCAGCCTGAACTCCCACGGCATCGTCGCCATTCGCGATCGCGAAGTCAGTTCGGCCGACCTTGAGCGCGTCCTCGACGCAGCCCAGGCCGTGGCGATCCCGGCTGACCAGCGCGTGCTGCACACCCTGCCGCAGGATTACGTGATCGATAACCAGGAAGGCGTTCGTGAGCCACTGGGCATGTCCGGCGTACGTCTGGAAGCCAAGGTCCACGTGGTCACCTGCGCCGTCAACGCTGCACAGAACATTGAAAAATGCGTGCGCCGCTGCGGCCTGGAAATCGACGACATCATTCTCGAACAACTGGCTTCTGCGTATTCGGTCCTGACCGATGACGAGAAAGAGCTGGGCGTGTGCCTGGTCGACATCGGCGGCGGTACCACCGACATCGCCATCTTCACCGAAGGCGCGATCCGTCACACCGCCGTGATCCCGATTGCGGGCGATCAGGTGACCAACGACATCGCCATGGCGTTGCGCACCCCGACCCAGTACGCCGAAGAAATCAAGATTCGCTACGCCTGCGCCCTGGCCAAACTGGCCGGTGCCGGTGAAACCATCAAGGTTCCAAGCGTTGGCGACCGTCCACCGCGCGAGCTGTCCCGCCAGGCCCTGGCCGAAGTGGTCGAGCCGCGTTACGACGAGCTGTTCACGCTGATCCAGGCCGAACTGCGCCGCAGCGGCTACGAAGACCTGATCCCGGCCGGCATCGTGCTGACCGGCGGTACGTCGAAGATGGAAGGCGCTACCGAGCTGGCGGAGGAAATCTTCCACATGCCGGTCCGCCTGGGCGTGCCGCATGGCGTGAAGGGCCTGGACGACGTGGTCCGCAACCCGATTTATTCCACTGGCGTTGGCCTGTTGATGTACGGCCTGCAAAAGCAGTCCGACGGGATTTCGTTCTCGGGCATCAGCAGCCGCGACAACTACAGCAATGACGAACCGAAAGCCGCCTTGCTCGATCGCATCAAGAGCTGGGTACAAGGCAATTTCTAA